The sequence gaagcctTCGCTAATGATGTCATGTCCTGGCCGGCGCCGCAACCAGGTACTATCCTGACATTACCCTTGCTAGGCAGCATCCTTACAGCAGCGATACCCTTCGGCCAGCAACCGCAAAATTCGCCCAACGCCGAATCTGCCCCCATGCAGTCGTTGAGCCTTTCGGCGTCCAATACAAACTCTTCCACAGGCGGCTTCAGACACACAGCCACCATGACAATCCGATCTCGCTCCAGACAATCCAGCGCTAACGGCTCGACCAACCGACAACTTCCGGAACCCCTGATTGGTCCTGAAGGGCCACTGCTCGCGTCGATTCCAGCCACTTCGCTCTTTGAGACATTCAAAGAAGCTCTGGCAGACCTCTGGCTGCTTTGGGAATGCGTACTGCTTGCCGAACCGATCCTTGTCATTGCACCGGAACCCAAAATTGCAAGTGAAGCTGTGTGGCATATGCTTGATTTGATTCGTCCCATCCCGTACGCGGGAGATTTCCGACCCTACTTTCACATCCACGATTACGACTTTCGAACGTTGGTGACCAAGAACAAGCCTCAGGCAGGGACGCTGATCGCCTCGACTAATCCCTTCTTCGCGACGGCGTGTGGCCACTGGCCGCATGTCTTGAGGGTTGGGAAAGCGGCAGTCAAGTTGATCACCATCAAGCAcggaggtggaagcggcggGGGATCTAAGAAAGCAGTGGGTGGTGGTAGCGGCGGTCTCGTCGGCGGCGGGATCGGTGGTGGGCACGGAGCCGGTGGAGGAGGGCCTGACCATATCCCCGGATTCACCACCAAACGCAAACGCCGTATCAGCAAAGACCGACAATTGCTCAAACGGTTGCAAGACCTGGCGACGTCCGCAACCAAATCTGGGCTGAACGACGAGGCTGCGATTTCGGCTGCGATTGCATCTGCCAATGTGACGATGCGACGCTACTTTGCCGATCTGACCGAACGCTTCCTTTCACCCTTGAATCGATACGTGGCGTCGTTGGTGCCTGCATCGTTCGATCTATCTTCGCCATCAGAGGTGCCCAAGATCCGGCCTTTCAACACGACAGATTTCCTGGCCAGCTTAAAGATGCATGGCACGCCGTTGGCTGTTCGATCTAGGTCGCTGCCGACAGGAGCGAGTGTACGCCAGAGTCTGTACATGGATTTCCTGCGATGCCCCAACTTCTCCCTGTGGTTGCACAGTAGGGTAGCTGCAGCTGAGGAGGAACAGCGTCGTCGATACATTGCTTCGCTCCTCCACGGCGATGTAACTACCTTTGGTTCGACCAaaggcgagatcgagaccaTCGATCTGTACTCTCGCTtggtcgagcagatccGGTTGGTCGATGTTCAGTTGACCAGTCCGACCGAACCGGGTCCGGGGAGCAGGTGGAGAACGGAAACGGCTTCCAGCCTGAACGTGAACGTGAATGGATCAGGGAGAAACACACCTACGCTCGTGGCCAACAGTGCGAGCATGTCAACGGAGAAGAGGTTAAGGGATCAGAAGCACAAGTTGATGcgtcagctcgacaagTTGTGTCAGACACTGCCGGATGATTTACGGAGTAGTTTGAATCGCCCCGCTTAGGTGGGCGCAGGAGGAgcgagagtcacgagtgggtAATGTACGGTGCTTTGTCGGGTGATGAGGGCGAATGTGGAAAGTCTGTATTGCATACGGTAGAAACGTACACACGTGACTATTGCAATCAATTTAACCTCACTCAGGCAAGCATGGAGCATGGAGCATGTAGCATggagaatcacgaataaacTGCGAGAGAAAGACAGACATGTGCAGTTCAAGCTGAAGCTTGCGCCATGGTTATctggcgacgagctgacGTGGTGTGCACATGAGCAATGAAGACGGGTCGAttggcgttgctggtgaAGAGCGACGAGTGTTACAGGCTGGGGCCGAGAAGTCTTCTCAAAGTCCTGTTGATGCGGCCTCTGGGGCTCAAAGCTGTACCGCCGAGGTTGTTGAGTCTGTCTCGGGGCATGTGAGAGTTGAGATGGCTCTTTCCGGCGAGGCCACGTTTGAATGTGAGCTGGTATGCCTTTCCACTGCCGCTTCCAAGCGGCGTCCATCGCTTCTTGGTCCCTGAATGCGATTTCAGCTTGGCACCGCTACCGTGCTGTGCGAGGTGTTTGGTGCGTGGACTTGCGTCTGCGATCCTTGATGATGAAAACTGGCGCATCGTTCTAGCACAATCCTCGTTTGTCAGCCTAGAGCTAGATCTACCCCAAGAAACTCTGCGCATCCCGCTAAAAGCACGTGTGCTTGTCAAGCTTGCAAAGCTCGCAAACAGccttgacgtcgatgcaAACACCATCGTGATATGAGCACTCCTTTGCTGATCTTGACTCTGCGCCGAAGAGAGTAGCGATTGCTTAGAGATGTGCCTTGGTGCACTTGGTTCTACCAGAACTGATGAGCACAGATGATGATTGCGTCGTACCAAACCAAGTTGATCAAGGTGCAAGCTGTCTGTCAAGTACACGGCCTGAAGTGTCAAAGCTTCGTTTCTTCcgtttgagctgctcacgTGActctgattcgtgattcacgattcataGTTATCTAAAGCTGTTGGAATGACAGGTGTAACATGATTCCCCGAAAAAAAtagtgaatcgtgaatgcgaaaCTTGAAACACCAAAGGTGAAAcgtcgaatcgtgaatccacCGTGATTCCTCCACTTGGTCATGCCAAACCAACACACacttgattcacgattcacgattcacgattcttgattgacCAACTCTACCGCCCTTTTCGGCTTGCTTGATGCCTCCTTAGATGGCTCCAGAGACAAGTGTCGAGACTAAGCAAGCTTGGATGTCGACTGAGATCAGTCACGCCACTGAAAACGACGTTTTGCTGGGTCCTGGATAGATGCCCACCGGCTCATCAACGTGGTTTCgatcgatctgctcgagaaCATCTCAACATGGCCGGCCGCAATTCGGGGAGCCCGGAGAGCACGTCCGACATGAACCCAGGAAATCATGCAAAGCAACATGTTGATAAGTCGAAGGACGTCGTACGAGAGGATGCACGTGGGGCGAATCCAACCTCTATGAAGCCGTCTCCTCTGCGAGCACCATGTTGTGATAGCGAGACGACTTCGGAAGCTGGACCTAGTAGATCCAGTCTGAGCTGGAACGCTGGTAGTAAGGCCAAGGCATGTGAATATCGGAGTTACACACGACCCAAATTTAGGGGAACGGATATGTATGTCGACGAAATCTTCCTCGACGACTACAAGGACGAGATTGACGATCCCGAGCTTTACCGCAACATAGCACTGCTTCTACCACCAGCGCAACGTGTTGAGCCGGGACACTCTTTGAAAGCGTGTCCAAGGCCGCTTTGGGGTCTTTCAACGTCGCCGCACGAATTCTTCAAGACGAGACACGACGAAGCCGGATCATCATGCTTGACAGAGGTGCATCCGCGCGTCCAAGCGACCGTGGAACGCTTCCACGAGCTCAAGCGTCAAGGTATCCACTACAACCAAGAACTCATCAAGAATCGGTCGTTCAACAATCCACACGTCTACTcacagctcgtcgacctgctagccatcgacgagaccCGGTCCAATCTTCCCTGCATTGACACCGGACGCGTCCAGGGAAGCTGGAGATTAACATTTCCGCTAAACCCCGAACAGCTCGTCCAAGGCGATCCGATAGCCATCGAACAACGCCAGAAGAAGCAGGCGGACACCGAGAGCCACACAAAGCTGCGCACACCACGTAATCGAACCATCCACTTTGGCCGCGGTCGAGTTCACGACGAATCCGAACCCGAACCCGAACCTGAACCCGAACTCGATAGACCACCAAAACGCCGATCGTCCGGCGAAAACCAGATGCGAGGCGCGAACACAAGCATACCCAAGCGTCGTGCTCATTGATCACAGCTCTAGCATCTACCGTTCCTACCTTAGCTGGTATATCATGTTTCTTGCTCACCCTTGCTACGCACGCGAACCGAATTGTAACCTCTTTTCACGTATGATATTCGGCAGATGGTCTACGGCACTCTATTGACCGACCTCAATGCGTGAATAGACAAGATCGAATTAGTCGATGCTCTTAACGAGCCACTAGGCAGTAGCTGGCGGGACTGGTGGCGCAGCAGAGTTCTTCCAGCCGGACCGCAGACCGGCCAAGGCAGCAATGGTACCGAACAATCCGACCCAGCCTTCAGAGATGAGACCTTTGGTGCACGACCAGTGAATGGTCAACGGGAGGTAGCCCAGATTCACCCACAACTCATTGAGGATGGCAGCTTTTCGGtcatccagctcgtccCACATTCTGCGCGTGATCGCCTGTTCCTGTGTGGTGGAGCTTGACTTTTCCGAGAGCGCCGGTGTGGATGCACCCGAGGAGGCGGACGCGAGCTGAgcgttgacgttgagctGGATCTTGTTGGGCGTAGGATGTCCACGCGATCGCTCGAGCGCCTTTGCACGCAGTCGAAGCAGTCGATTGTCttcgacgagatgcagaaGTTGAAGACCGACATACAGCGCCCAGAATCGGGAGCCCCACAGCCAGAAGCCATTCTGAATAGCATCGGGTACCGATACGATGCCGTGGCTGCCGAGATAGGCAATCGCCTCCATGGGGCAGTAAGCGAGCATCGACCATCCCTGAATGCGCTCAATGTTGTGCAGCAGTCGTGTAGGAGGAGGCGACCTTTCCAGACCGATCATCCACTTGATGATAGGAAGGATACCCCAAATGCGGTACAGCACCCTCGCATCGCTGATGAGCGATCCCAGCTTCTGCACCCGTTGCGCCGCAGATGAAGTCTTGGTAGAGCGCATGCCGAGCATGCGCAACCGCAACGCGTACTGAAGATTCAGAAGCACAATCACCAGCTTGGAAGAGTACTGCGTCAGCATCAGGCATTTGTCCGTACCAGACCATGTCGAAAGGTAGCGGATCATGTGATCGAGACGTTCCGATGGTTCCACGTTGGAGAAGCAGCCGAGCACCTTGTCTGTAGGATTCCGCGTGCGTGACGATCGCCGCATTGTGGTCGCTGAAGGTGCCGATTTGGACATTCTCCTGTTCCGAGAGTGTTCAACAGTCGGACGACGCTTTTCGAAGGTATCAGCGATATGTTCGGGATCGCCTTTCCAGCCAAGCagaagagctcgacgcgCTTTGATGTGCTACTCgatgcttgcgctgcacgCAGCCAATGCCAATCAGGGTGTGCCGACGAGAAGTTGACGTTGTTGATTCACCGTAGCGTGCGTAGACGGCGAGATGGGGAACAGGAAGCGGGATGACGAGCGTGCCTGGCAGTGTTGTTGATGTGAAACTGTCTGCTCACCATTCGTTGTTCAGGCAGACGCTCTTGCTCCTTCGATAGCTCGAGCCGACCTCCGGCTAGGTTCCCCTGCGCGCTCTGCTGTTACCGATCTAGCCGGCGCACACCGCGTGAATAAGGACAAGTGTAACGGGCACAGCGCGAATCAGCCGCGAttaattcgtgatttgtgctTGCTAACTTACCCCAAAATTCActattcacaattcacgattcacaattttCAGCAGCTGCCTTACAGCAATCAGAATCCAAAGGACCTCAACAGCGACCAGCATAAGATCGTGCGCGATCTtaaaaaacaaaaaacaaaaacaaaatCAAAATCCGACCAGTCCGTGGTCGACGAAAAAAGACCCTTCGTTGCTTGCGAAGGTCTGCTTGAGCACACTCGT comes from Mycosarcoma maydis chromosome 1, whole genome shotgun sequence and encodes:
- a CDS encoding mitochondrial 54S ribosomal protein bL35m (related to 50S ribosomal protein L35), which produces MVFASTSRLFASFASLTSTRAFSGMRRVSWGRSSSRLTNEDCARTMRQFSSSRIADASPRTKHLAQHGSGAKLKSHSGTKKRWTPLGSGSGKAYQLTFKRGLAGKSHLNSHMPRDRLNNLGGTALSPRGRINRTLRRLLGPSL